The following proteins are co-located in the Microcystis wesenbergii NRERC-220 genome:
- a CDS encoding fatty acyl-AMP ligase has translation MTETLIQPATLVELLRYRATAQPDGHAYTFLIDGKKETPPLTYSELDRQARAIAAYLQKYQAQGERALLLYPQSLEVVAAFCGCLYGGVIAIPVPPPESGRLKRTLPRLRAIVKDANATFALVTESILTLIEGVKEEFPEFDQMKWITTESIDISLADQWQDPQVDKSALAYLQYTSGSTNIPKGVMLSHFNLMHHCGYLQKACGYEPDSVTLTWMPYFHDYGLVEGITVPLYNGTPCYLMSPFAFIKRPMQWLKNITKYKVTHSQAPNFAYDLCTRRIKAADLAELDLSSWQAAGNAAEPINPKVMAKFVDTFADYGFSWQTFAPAYGLAEYTLLISNKPKGTTPIITALDATAYERGKIVPVGSDQTTGVRYVPSCGRRVCDTRIAIVNPDTFTLCAADEVGEIWASDPSMAAGYWQREDATKETFQAYLADTGEGPFLRTGDLGFLLDGELHITGRIKDLIIVRGSNHYPQDLEWSVQHLNEVFRPDYGAAFSIEDNGEEQLVIVQELERRSGALDTAKLIADIRQEIAEEHEIMTHAIVLAKSGTILKTASGKIQRRAIKQNFLNGNMSIIDAWSENPQLVSKFDRSISETEA, from the coding sequence ATGACTGAAACCTTAATTCAACCCGCAACCCTAGTAGAACTCTTACGTTACCGCGCCACGGCACAACCAGACGGCCATGCCTACACTTTTCTTATCGATGGTAAAAAAGAAACCCCACCTTTAACCTACAGTGAACTCGATCGCCAAGCAAGAGCAATCGCCGCCTATTTGCAAAAATACCAGGCCCAAGGGGAACGCGCCCTATTACTCTATCCTCAAAGTTTAGAAGTAGTGGCCGCTTTTTGTGGTTGTCTCTACGGGGGAGTGATTGCCATTCCCGTCCCCCCACCGGAATCGGGACGACTTAAGCGCACTCTGCCCCGTTTACGCGCAATTGTCAAGGATGCTAATGCCACCTTTGCCCTAGTTACCGAAAGTATTCTGACTCTTATTGAAGGTGTGAAGGAAGAATTCCCAGAATTCGACCAAATGAAATGGATTACTACCGAAAGTATTGATATTTCCCTAGCGGACCAATGGCAAGATCCCCAGGTGGATAAATCGGCGCTTGCCTATCTGCAATATACCTCCGGTTCGACTAATATCCCCAAGGGGGTGATGCTAAGTCATTTTAACCTGATGCACCATTGCGGTTACTTGCAAAAAGCTTGTGGTTACGAACCGGATAGCGTTACCCTCACTTGGATGCCCTATTTTCACGATTACGGGTTAGTCGAGGGTATCACCGTCCCCCTCTACAACGGTACACCCTGCTATCTCATGTCTCCCTTTGCTTTTATTAAGCGTCCGATGCAGTGGTTAAAAAATATTACTAAGTACAAAGTTACTCATAGTCAGGCCCCCAACTTCGCCTATGATCTTTGTACTCGCAGGATTAAAGCTGCCGATTTAGCGGAATTAGACCTGAGCAGTTGGCAGGCCGCGGGAAATGCCGCCGAACCGATTAACCCGAAGGTCATGGCCAAATTTGTCGATACTTTTGCAGATTATGGCTTTTCTTGGCAAACTTTCGCCCCTGCCTACGGATTAGCTGAATATACCCTCTTGATTTCCAATAAACCCAAGGGAACCACCCCAATTATCACCGCTTTGGATGCCACCGCCTACGAACGCGGTAAAATTGTCCCTGTAGGTTCCGATCAAACCACGGGAGTTAGATACGTCCCCAGTTGTGGTCGTCGCGTCTGTGATACCCGTATAGCTATCGTTAATCCCGATACTTTCACCCTTTGTGCAGCCGATGAAGTGGGCGAAATTTGGGCCAGTGACCCCAGTATGGCCGCTGGATATTGGCAACGGGAAGACGCAACCAAAGAGACTTTTCAAGCTTATCTTGCTGATACGGGAGAAGGGCCGTTTTTACGCACCGGAGATTTAGGTTTTCTTCTCGATGGGGAATTACATATCACGGGACGGATTAAGGATTTAATTATTGTCCGTGGCAGTAATCATTATCCCCAAGATTTAGAATGGTCAGTACAGCATCTTAATGAGGTTTTTCGTCCCGATTATGGTGCCGCTTTTTCTATTGAAGATAATGGGGAAGAACAGTTAGTTATTGTCCAGGAATTAGAACGTCGCAGCGGGGCATTAGATACGGCCAAATTAATCGCCGATATCCGTCAAGAAATCGCCGAAGAACACGAAATTATGACCCATGCCATTGTTTTAGCTAAATCGGGAACAATTCTCAAAACTGCCAGTGGCAAAATTCAACGTCGCGCTATTAAACAGAATTTTCTCAATGGGAATATGAGTATTATCGATGCTTGGTCAGAAAATCCTCAGTTAGTTAGTAAATTCGATCGCTCTATTTCTGAAACAGAAGCATAG
- the leuB gene encoding 3-isopropylmalate dehydrogenase, which produces MTQQYRITLLPGDGIGPEILAVTVEILKVIGKKFDLQFDFQTALIGGAAIDETGSPLPEATLSACKNSDAVLLAAIGGYKWDNLPRQQRPETGLLGLRSGLGLFANLRPATIFPQLIDASSLKREIIEGVDIMVVRELTGGVYFGQPKGIFETETGEKCGVNTMVYLESEVDRIAKVAFEIAQKRGKKLCSVDKANVLDVSQLWRDRVTKIAANYPDVELSHLYVDNAAMQLVRAPKQFDTIVTGNLFGDILSDEAAMLTGSIGMLPSASLGTAGVGVFEPVHGSAPDIAGQDKANPIAQILSAAMMLKYGLNQPLAAASLEKAVEKVLEFGYRTGDIFSEGMTLVGCQGMGQAILKVLES; this is translated from the coding sequence ATGACGCAACAGTATCGCATTACCCTACTACCCGGCGATGGCATCGGGCCGGAAATCCTCGCTGTCACCGTAGAGATACTGAAAGTCATCGGTAAAAAATTTGACCTCCAGTTTGACTTCCAAACCGCTTTAATTGGAGGGGCAGCCATTGATGAAACCGGCAGTCCCCTCCCCGAAGCAACCCTGAGCGCCTGTAAAAATAGTGATGCTGTTCTTCTGGCCGCTATTGGGGGTTATAAATGGGATAATTTACCCCGGCAGCAAAGGCCAGAAACGGGATTATTAGGCTTAAGATCTGGCCTAGGTCTTTTTGCTAATTTGCGTCCTGCCACCATTTTTCCGCAATTAATCGACGCTTCTAGTCTCAAACGGGAGATTATCGAGGGAGTGGATATCATGGTTGTCCGGGAATTGACCGGGGGTGTTTACTTCGGTCAACCGAAGGGGATTTTTGAGACGGAAACGGGAGAAAAATGCGGTGTAAATACCATGGTTTACTTGGAATCGGAGGTGGACCGCATCGCTAAGGTGGCCTTTGAAATTGCCCAAAAACGCGGCAAGAAACTCTGTTCCGTCGATAAAGCTAATGTTCTCGATGTTTCCCAACTCTGGCGCGACCGGGTGACGAAAATCGCCGCTAATTATCCCGATGTGGAACTTTCCCATCTCTACGTCGATAACGCGGCCATGCAGTTAGTCCGGGCCCCCAAACAATTTGATACTATCGTCACGGGCAATTTATTCGGTGATATTCTCTCCGATGAAGCGGCCATGTTAACCGGTAGTATCGGAATGTTACCCTCCGCTAGTTTAGGGACTGCTGGGGTGGGAGTTTTTGAACCTGTCCACGGTTCGGCCCCAGATATCGCCGGCCAAGATAAAGCCAATCCGATCGCCCAGATTCTCAGCGCTGCTATGATGTTAAAATATGGGCTAAATCAGCCTTTAGCGGCAGCATCGCTGGAAAAAGCCGTCGAAAAAGTCTTAGAGTTTGGTTATCGTACTGGAGATATTTTCTCGGAAGGTATGACCTTAGTGGGATGCCAAGGGATGGGCCAGGCCATCCTGAAAGTTTTAGAATCTTAA
- the bioB gene encoding biotin synthase BioB: MVQVSTHTATQSIPVEGEALKNWLQTRANEIIAGDRLSKQEALALTAIEGQENIFSLCEAADRIRQACCGNTVDLCSIINIKSGSCSENCSFCSQSVHHPGQDSPIYGLKSREEIVSHAKAAADAGSKRFCLVSQGRGLKYNSPKSKEFEEILATVQEIIETAKIKPCCALGELTLAQAQALKEAGVTRYNHNLEASENFYPNVVSTHSWQDRVETVKNLKAAGIQACTGGIIGMGESWTDRIDLAFSLAELEVESVPINLLNPRSGTPLGHLPKLDPFTALKAIAIFRFILPQQILRYAGGREAVMGELQNLGLKSGINAMLIGHYLTTLGQPPQQDQAMLADLSLIGGEAPIPGEYQPQQAT; encoded by the coding sequence GTGGTACAAGTCTCTACACACACCGCTACTCAATCTATCCCCGTGGAGGGAGAAGCCTTAAAAAACTGGTTACAGACTAGGGCTAATGAGATTATCGCCGGCGATCGACTCAGTAAGCAAGAGGCCCTAGCTTTAACTGCGATCGAAGGTCAGGAAAATATTTTCAGCTTATGTGAGGCTGCCGATCGCATTCGTCAGGCCTGTTGTGGTAATACGGTGGATTTATGTAGCATTATCAACATAAAATCGGGAAGTTGTTCGGAAAATTGTAGTTTTTGTTCCCAATCCGTCCACCATCCCGGACAAGATTCGCCTATCTACGGTTTAAAAAGTCGCGAGGAAATCGTCAGCCATGCGAAAGCAGCAGCCGACGCGGGGTCCAAACGCTTCTGTTTAGTTAGTCAAGGACGGGGATTAAAGTATAATAGCCCCAAATCCAAGGAATTCGAGGAAATACTGGCCACAGTTCAAGAAATCATTGAAACAGCCAAGATTAAACCCTGCTGCGCCCTGGGAGAGTTAACCCTTGCCCAAGCGCAAGCCTTAAAAGAAGCCGGAGTTACCCGTTATAATCACAATCTAGAGGCTTCCGAGAATTTTTATCCTAACGTGGTCTCCACCCACAGTTGGCAGGATCGGGTAGAAACGGTAAAAAACCTGAAAGCGGCGGGAATTCAGGCTTGTACGGGCGGAATTATCGGTATGGGGGAAAGTTGGACCGATCGTATCGATTTAGCTTTTTCCCTGGCGGAATTAGAAGTGGAATCAGTGCCGATTAACCTATTAAACCCCAGAAGTGGCACCCCTTTAGGTCATTTACCCAAACTAGACCCTTTTACTGCCCTAAAAGCGATCGCTATTTTCCGGTTTATCTTACCTCAACAAATCCTCCGTTATGCCGGGGGACGAGAGGCGGTGATGGGAGAATTGCAAAATCTGGGGCTAAAATCGGGAATTAATGCTATGCTGATTGGGCATTATTTGACCACTCTAGGACAACCCCCCCAACAGGATCAGGCGATGTTGGCTGATCTTAGTTTAATAGGAGGAGAAGCCCCCATCCCCGGTGAATACCAACCCCAACAGGCAACCTAA
- a CDS encoding glucose-1-phosphate thymidylyltransferase, which produces MKALILSGGKGTRLRPLTYTGAKQLVPVANKPILWYGIESIVAAGITDIGIIISPETGEEIRQTTGNGEQFGAKITYIRQDQPAGLAHAVKTAQSFLGDSPFIMYLGDNLIEDDLSPFLGSFQKQSLDALILLRKVSNPSAFGVAKVDETGKVLYLVEKPKEPPSNLALVGIYFFAPTIHQAIASIQPSGRGELEITDAIQELINQNKAVEANKLLGWWLDTGKKDDLLEANRIILDTSLEIALQGEIDANSQVIGRVQIGQGSKIINSTIRGPVIIGENCHIENCFIGPYSSVANGVKLIDADIEHSVILKDATIIGIHQRIVDSVIGRRAKLEIAPQRPKALRFMIGDDSHVELV; this is translated from the coding sequence ATGAAAGCACTAATTTTATCCGGTGGTAAAGGTACGAGGTTACGTCCCCTAACCTATACTGGGGCAAAACAGTTAGTTCCCGTTGCCAATAAACCGATTTTATGGTATGGAATCGAGTCAATTGTCGCCGCAGGAATTACCGATATTGGCATTATTATCAGTCCCGAAACCGGGGAAGAAATTCGTCAGACCACGGGCAATGGTGAACAGTTTGGGGCTAAGATAACTTATATTCGCCAAGATCAACCAGCCGGATTAGCTCACGCGGTTAAAACTGCCCAATCTTTCCTAGGAGATTCCCCCTTTATTATGTACTTGGGTGATAACCTAATCGAGGATGATTTATCGCCCTTTTTAGGCTCTTTCCAAAAACAGTCTCTTGACGCTTTAATTCTGTTGCGAAAAGTGTCTAATCCTAGTGCTTTTGGGGTGGCAAAAGTAGATGAAACCGGCAAAGTTTTATACTTAGTCGAAAAACCCAAAGAACCTCCCTCAAATTTAGCTTTGGTGGGGATTTATTTTTTTGCCCCCACCATTCACCAAGCGATCGCATCTATTCAACCTTCGGGCCGGGGTGAGTTAGAAATTACCGACGCTATCCAAGAATTAATCAATCAAAATAAAGCAGTAGAAGCCAATAAACTACTAGGTTGGTGGTTAGATACGGGTAAAAAAGATGATTTATTAGAGGCAAATCGGATTATCCTCGATACCTCTCTAGAAATCGCTTTGCAGGGAGAAATTGATGCTAATAGTCAGGTGATCGGACGGGTACAAATTGGTCAGGGTAGTAAAATTATTAATAGTACCATTCGCGGCCCTGTCATTATTGGAGAAAATTGTCACATTGAGAATTGTTTTATCGGTCCCTATAGTAGTGTGGCTAATGGAGTAAAATTAATCGATGCCGACATAGAACACAGTGTTATTCTCAAAGATGCCACGATTATTGGCATTCATCAGCGCATAGTTGATAGTGTTATCGGACGACGGGCAAAATTAGAAATTGCCCCCCAACGTCCAAAAGCTTTACGCTTTATGATTGGGGATGATTCCCATGTGGAATTAGTGTAG
- the rfbD gene encoding dTDP-4-dehydrorhamnose reductase: MKKVLLIGAKGQVGQELQVTLPQLGEVISIGREELDLTNSEKIGQLIREIHPDYLVNASAYTAVDKAETEPDLAYSINATAPKIMAESAEKIKAKFLHISTDYVFDGRKNTPYLETDLTNPLGVYGQSKLRGEEEINTVNSQAIILRTAWVYGSYGKSNFVKTMVRLGKEREELKVVVDQVGSPTWAKDIAAAITQLLINADNPAGIYNFTNSGVASWFDLTKAIFEEAKTSGIPLKIQRVIPITTAEYPTPAVRPAYSVLSGQKISQQLGYIPPYWRDSLKAMLNQLFNL; the protein is encoded by the coding sequence ATGAAAAAAGTTTTACTAATTGGTGCTAAAGGTCAAGTGGGACAAGAGTTACAAGTAACTTTACCCCAGTTAGGTGAAGTTATTAGTATCGGTCGAGAAGAACTAGATTTAACTAACTCGGAAAAAATCGGCCAGTTAATTAGGGAAATTCACCCCGATTATCTGGTTAATGCCTCCGCTTACACCGCAGTGGATAAAGCCGAAACCGAGCCAGATTTAGCCTATTCTATCAATGCTACAGCCCCGAAAATTATGGCGGAATCTGCCGAGAAAATTAAAGCTAAATTTCTCCATATTTCCACCGATTATGTCTTTGATGGTCGAAAAAATACCCCCTATCTAGAAACCGATCTAACTAATCCTTTAGGGGTTTATGGACAATCAAAGTTAAGGGGAGAAGAGGAGATTAATACTGTTAATTCTCAGGCAATTATCCTGCGGACTGCTTGGGTTTATGGCAGTTATGGCAAAAGTAATTTTGTCAAAACCATGGTGAGATTAGGCAAGGAAAGAGAGGAGTTAAAAGTAGTTGTTGATCAGGTGGGAAGTCCCACTTGGGCAAAAGATATCGCCGCGGCAATTACTCAGCTTTTAATTAATGCCGATAATCCCGCAGGAATCTATAATTTTACTAATAGCGGTGTCGCCAGTTGGTTTGATTTAACTAAAGCGATTTTTGAGGAGGCAAAAACAAGCGGTATTCCCTTAAAAATTCAGAGAGTAATTCCGATTACTACTGCTGAATATCCTACCCCGGCAGTGCGTCCGGCCTATTCGGTTCTTTCTGGTCAAAAAATCTCACAACAATTGGGTTATATTCCTCCCTATTGGCGGGATTCCCTCAAAGCTATGCTCAACCAACTATTTAATCTTTAA
- a CDS encoding biotin transporter BioY gives MNTNPNRQPKSRRGRESPPRRASLSVPNELLWALIGLLLTIFSTFVPVSLASWSAAGLSSQKLGITYQIGAVLLTGCLGGKNAGLLAQVAYIFLGLTWLPVFAQGGGMGYLKEPSFGYILGFMPGAWLCGWLAFRWRAKIETLALSAFAGLLVIHLCGLLYMLGLSIFQPQASQIIFPDSLPTLFMNYSVWPFLGQLVVICVVVIIAFFFRKLLFY, from the coding sequence GTGAATACCAACCCCAACAGGCAACCTAAATCACGTCGAGGACGAGAATCTCCGCCGCGGCGCGCTTCCCTATCGGTTCCCAATGAGCTACTCTGGGCTTTGATTGGTTTGTTGCTGACAATTTTTAGTACATTCGTTCCAGTAAGCCTAGCTAGTTGGTCGGCTGCGGGTCTATCTTCACAAAAACTAGGCATAACTTACCAAATTGGGGCAGTATTGTTAACGGGCTGTCTGGGGGGCAAAAATGCTGGGCTTCTCGCCCAGGTGGCCTATATTTTTCTCGGTTTAACTTGGTTGCCTGTGTTTGCCCAGGGTGGGGGAATGGGTTATCTGAAAGAACCCAGTTTTGGCTATATTTTAGGCTTTATGCCGGGGGCATGGCTGTGTGGTTGGCTGGCTTTTCGCTGGCGCGCCAAGATAGAAACCCTGGCTTTAAGTGCTTTTGCCGGTTTGTTAGTGATTCATCTGTGCGGTTTATTATATATGCTGGGATTGTCGATTTTTCAGCCCCAAGCCAGTCAAATCATCTTTCCCGATAGTTTGCCCACCCTATTTATGAATTATTCAGTCTGGCCATTTTTAGGGCAGTTAGTAGTAATTTGTGTGGTGGTAATTATTGCCTTTTTCTTCCGTAAATTATTATTTTATTGA
- the lspA gene encoding signal peptidase II, protein MLKKNRWFWIVAVIGLILDQVTKYITVQSFEQIGDTFPIIPGVFHFTYVINTGAAFSAFRGGVGWLKWLSLLVSLGLMAFAYFGPHLSRWEQLAYGFILAGAFGNGIDRFLFGYVVDFLDFRLINFPVFNLADVFINIGIICLLISTFPHKSRVL, encoded by the coding sequence ATGTTAAAAAAGAATCGCTGGTTTTGGATAGTGGCGGTTATCGGTCTAATTTTAGACCAAGTAACTAAGTATATAACCGTGCAGAGTTTTGAGCAAATTGGTGATACTTTCCCGATTATTCCGGGGGTTTTTCATTTCACCTATGTGATTAATACTGGGGCGGCTTTTAGTGCTTTTCGAGGCGGTGTTGGTTGGCTCAAATGGCTATCCTTATTGGTTAGTTTGGGATTAATGGCTTTTGCCTACTTTGGACCGCATTTAAGTCGTTGGGAACAATTAGCCTACGGTTTTATTTTAGCAGGCGCTTTCGGCAATGGGATCGATCGCTTTTTGTTTGGTTATGTGGTGGATTTTCTCGATTTTCGATTGATTAATTTTCCTGTTTTTAATCTGGCCGACGTTTTTATTAATATCGGGATTATTTGCCTCTTAATTTCTACCTTTCCCCACAAGTCAAGGGTCCTGTAG
- a CDS encoding IS4 family transposase — MNQYNALKQALKPHLRWHGARLSFLALFLLALLKVKTVNLKELALGFEGRVLVESHYKRLQRFFGDFEIDYPEIARIVVQWLNIPQPWVLSIDRTNWSFGSHHYNILTVGIVHEGVAIPILWWMLKKKKGNSNSDERMRFIEEMLKIFPSAEIRCLCGDREFIGLAWLRYLLLEPMLAFCLRIRATDKIEYNGKRLAAKVIFAHLAIGESQRLQGSCLIWGYPVSVEALRLPDNSLLIVIGQPDCLGLIQDYAQRWGIETLFGIFKTRGFCLESTHFTDPKRLRKLLALLTLALVWSLKTGLEIHHLNPIPIKKHGRRAKSLFRLGLDHLRHLILNPSLPNFSLFLQSLHFLSCT, encoded by the coding sequence ATGAACCAGTATAATGCGTTGAAACAAGCTCTCAAACCTCATTTGCGATGGCACGGAGCAAGACTCTCTTTCCTCGCTCTATTCTTACTGGCTCTGTTGAAAGTAAAAACCGTCAACCTCAAGGAATTAGCCCTAGGTTTTGAAGGTCGGGTATTGGTAGAGTCCCATTACAAACGATTACAACGCTTTTTTGGGGACTTCGAGATAGATTACCCTGAAATAGCTCGCATTGTAGTCCAGTGGCTCAATATCCCTCAACCCTGGGTATTGAGTATTGACCGCACCAATTGGTCATTTGGTAGTCATCACTACAACATCCTCACAGTCGGCATTGTCCATGAAGGGGTAGCTATTCCCATTCTCTGGTGGATGCTCAAGAAGAAAAAAGGCAACTCAAACAGCGATGAACGGATGCGTTTTATTGAGGAGATGCTGAAGATTTTTCCTTCTGCGGAGATTCGTTGCTTGTGTGGAGACCGTGAGTTTATTGGGCTGGCGTGGCTGAGGTATCTTTTGCTTGAACCGATGCTGGCTTTCTGTTTAAGAATTCGGGCGACAGACAAGATTGAGTACAATGGCAAGCGGTTGGCCGCCAAGGTTATTTTTGCCCATCTTGCCATTGGTGAATCTCAACGTCTGCAGGGGAGTTGTCTAATTTGGGGTTATCCCGTTTCTGTAGAGGCTCTTCGCTTACCCGATAATTCTTTGCTCATCGTCATTGGACAGCCCGATTGTCTGGGTCTGATTCAGGATTATGCCCAACGTTGGGGTATTGAAACTCTTTTTGGCATCTTTAAGACCCGTGGGTTTTGTCTAGAATCTACTCACTTTACTGACCCAAAACGTCTGCGTAAGCTTTTAGCCTTACTGACTTTAGCTTTGGTCTGGTCTCTCAAGACAGGATTGGAGATACATCATCTTAATCCAATTCCTATCAAGAAACATGGTCGCCGAGCAAAAAGCCTCTTTCGGCTAGGTTTAGACCACCTTCGTCATCTTATTCTCAATCCTTCATTACCTAACTTTTCTCTTTTTCTCCAGTCCTTACATTTTTTGTCCTGTACTTAG
- the uvrC gene encoding excinuclease ABC subunit UvrC, translated as MFGNNLNSTLIQDLDRLENRLREIPLEPGVYFLRDQNGEILYIGKSKKLRSRVRSYFRPSQPLSPRIALMVRQVTEIEFIVTDTEAESLALEANLIKQHQPHFNTLLKDDKKYPYICITWSETYPRIFITRKRRINNQKDRYYGPYVDTRLLRHTLHLIKRTFPLRQRPQPLFKDRPCLNYDIGRCPGVCQKLISPQDYRETLQKVAMIFQGRTGELLEKLAAKMLAASENLDFEQAATIRDQIRGLQALNTDQKVSLPDDTVSRDAIALAKDEQHCCIQLFQVRSGRLVGRLGFFADSQSANEGEILQKVLEEHYLSVEGVEIPSEILLPCELPEGEVLAGWLREKKGRKVELTVPQRQSKADLLAMVEKNALYELEKTKRSAERDLQSLQDLAVILDLPALPHRIEGYDISHIQGSNAVASGVVFIDGVAANQHYRHYKIKNPEVKIGHSDDFASLAEVIRRRFRRYAENPDNIAESDDFPDLVMIDGGKGQLSAVVAVLGEMNLLEQVKVVSLAKQREEIFLPGESSPLETDKEQPGVQLLRRVRDEAHRFAVSFHRQQRMQKSRRSRLDEIPGLGFKRQKDLLAHFHSLDYIREASLEQLQQVTGIGEQLAKEIYNYFHPR; from the coding sequence ATGTTCGGGAATAATCTTAACTCTACCCTAATCCAAGACCTCGATCGCCTAGAAAATCGTCTTCGGGAAATTCCCCTCGAACCGGGAGTGTACTTCCTGCGCGACCAAAATGGCGAAATTCTCTACATTGGTAAATCCAAAAAACTCCGGTCTAGAGTCCGTTCCTATTTTCGTCCCAGTCAACCCCTCAGTCCCCGCATTGCTTTGATGGTGCGACAGGTGACGGAAATTGAATTTATCGTCACCGACACGGAAGCAGAATCCTTGGCCCTGGAAGCTAATCTAATTAAACAACATCAGCCCCATTTTAATACTCTCCTCAAGGACGATAAAAAATATCCATACATTTGTATTACTTGGTCGGAAACCTACCCGCGCATTTTTATCACCCGCAAACGTAGGATAAATAACCAAAAAGACCGTTATTATGGTCCCTACGTCGATACTAGGCTGCTGCGCCACACTTTACACCTAATTAAACGCACTTTTCCCCTGCGTCAACGTCCCCAACCTCTTTTTAAAGACCGTCCCTGTTTAAATTATGATATCGGTCGTTGTCCGGGGGTTTGTCAAAAATTAATTAGTCCCCAGGATTATCGGGAAACCTTGCAGAAAGTGGCGATGATTTTTCAGGGAAGGACGGGAGAATTATTAGAGAAATTAGCAGCAAAGATGCTCGCAGCGTCGGAAAACCTAGATTTTGAACAAGCGGCCACGATTAGGGATCAAATTCGCGGATTACAGGCCCTTAATACCGATCAAAAAGTCTCTTTACCTGATGATACCGTATCCCGGGACGCAATCGCTTTAGCTAAAGACGAGCAGCATTGTTGCATACAATTATTCCAAGTGCGTTCCGGTCGTTTGGTGGGACGTTTGGGATTTTTTGCCGATAGTCAGTCAGCAAACGAGGGAGAAATCCTGCAAAAAGTCCTAGAAGAACATTATTTATCGGTGGAAGGGGTGGAAATTCCCAGCGAAATCCTGTTACCCTGCGAATTACCGGAAGGTGAGGTGTTAGCGGGGTGGTTAAGGGAAAAAAAGGGTCGCAAAGTCGAGTTAACTGTCCCCCAACGGCAAAGTAAAGCGGATTTATTAGCTATGGTGGAGAAAAACGCTCTTTATGAGTTAGAAAAGACGAAAAGAAGCGCCGAACGAGATTTACAGTCTTTGCAGGATTTAGCGGTAATTCTCGATTTACCAGCACTACCCCACCGCATCGAAGGTTATGATATTTCTCATATTCAGGGTTCTAATGCAGTCGCGTCGGGAGTGGTGTTTATCGATGGGGTGGCCGCTAATCAACATTATCGTCACTATAAAATCAAAAATCCCGAGGTTAAAATCGGCCATTCCGATGATTTCGCCAGTTTAGCAGAAGTAATTCGCCGGCGTTTCCGTCGTTATGCCGAAAATCCCGATAATATTGCCGAAAGTGATGATTTTCCCGATTTGGTCATGATTGATGGGGGAAAAGGACAATTATCAGCAGTGGTGGCAGTTTTAGGGGAGATGAATTTATTAGAACAGGTAAAAGTTGTTAGTTTAGCTAAACAGAGAGAGGAGATTTTTTTACCCGGAGAATCCTCTCCTTTAGAGACAGATAAGGAACAACCCGGAGTGCAATTATTGCGTCGAGTCAGGGATGAAGCGCACCGCTTTGCTGTTAGCTTTCACCGACAACAAAGAATGCAAAAAAGTCGCCGTTCCCGTCTGGATGAGATACCGGGGTTAGGTTTTAAGCGACAAAAAGATTTATTAGCTCATTTTCATTCTCTGGATTATATTCGCGAAGCTTCCCTAGAACAATTGCAACAGGTGACAGGAATTGGGGAACAATTAGCTAAGGAAATTTATAATTATTTTCATCCTAGGTAG
- the rfbC gene encoding dTDP-4-dehydrorhamnose 3,5-epimerase — MKVIPTEIPDVLIIEPQVYGDDRGFFLESFNQKDFREKTGVNTTFVQDNHSMSLKNVLRGLHYQIPNPQGKLVRVVSGSVFDVAVDARQSSPTFGQWVGCILSAENKRIFWVPEGFAHGFLVLSDRAEFLYKTTNYYYPQYEKTIAWNDADLGIDWPLDTPPILSPKDQAGQPFKSVEVFP, encoded by the coding sequence ATGAAAGTTATTCCGACGGAAATTCCTGATGTTTTAATCATTGAACCGCAAGTTTACGGAGACGATCGAGGTTTTTTCTTGGAGAGTTTTAATCAGAAAGATTTTCGAGAAAAAACTGGGGTTAATACCACTTTTGTCCAGGATAATCACTCTATGTCCTTAAAAAATGTCCTGCGAGGATTGCACTATCAAATCCCCAATCCCCAGGGTAAACTGGTGCGAGTAGTGAGCGGTAGTGTTTTTGATGTGGCAGTGGATGCGCGTCAAAGTTCCCCCACTTTTGGGCAATGGGTAGGCTGTATTTTAAGTGCGGAAAATAAACGTATTTTCTGGGTTCCCGAAGGTTTTGCCCATGGCTTTCTAGTCCTCTCCGACCGAGCAGAATTTCTCTACAAAACCACTAATTATTATTATCCCCAATACGAAAAAACCATCGCCTGGAATGATGCCGATTTAGGGATTGACTGGCCCTTAGATACCCCGCCGATTCTCTCCCCTAAAGACCAAGCTGGACAACCCTTTAAATCCGTGGAAGTTTTCCCCTAA